The following DNA comes from Erigeron canadensis isolate Cc75 chromosome 3, C_canadensis_v1, whole genome shotgun sequence.
CAAGCTATCTTTCATTGGATCTGGAAAGAGCTAATGAGTACGTAATTTATAACTCTGGTTAACTTTGGCTGTCCTATTTCACTGTTTGTTAGATCCTCATAGCAAGTTCAACAAGTGGCACCTGTTCAGACCTTTATATACTCGTTTTTATCTTTGATATAATTGAACTTGGCATTGTTTGAATTAGGTTCTAAGCTAAAAGAACCTgttttacaaaaaaaagaaaaacaagatccACTTTTACTTATTTGTCTAACTGTCAATTCTACGTATTATCTAGTTTGACTTTGGATTCTTTTCTTATGGAATTACTAGAAAAGAGAAGGACAGTAGgttattatttgaaaattttacaaTTTCTGATGATGTCCCGGCTTGACAATTTCAAGGAGTCTTCTAATAAATAGTACGAGTAATTATCAATAACTAATGTATTCAACGGGCAAGTTtcctattttagttttttagttaGTATTACTCATTTAAAATTTGTTCAAATAACGATCAATGAGTGGGTAATAGTTAtgattaaaacatatttttataattcattcaTTGAATATGCCTTTCTCCACATATATTCTAAAAGTGAGTTGTGTTCTGACTTCTGGTGGAGTGCTGGAGTGAAATATCTGGTGGTTCAGACCCAATATAGTGCTTATCACCAAGATAGCTGTCCAATGGTCATCTTGTGTGTAATTTGCAAAACGGCAACCATGTCATTGTTCAGAAGTATCATGATTTGAAATTTCACCATTAGGCAACGTTTGAGAAGTAAAAGTTATAAGTTTCATTTGCTTAATTTTGCATGCTCTATATTCTTATATAATAAATTCCTGTCGCTTATCATCTTTAttgtaattttaatattttcttctTTCAACTTGGTTCCTATTAATTCTAGTCTTGGATGATATTCTTCTAGTCCAATATATATGCAAGGGTAGTCCTTCTTTGTATGTGTTTTAAAGTGTAGGATGTAGCTATTGATCTTACGATTATGTAGAATTTTCCGCCTCAGGCTAAGAAAATCTCTAAGGAGTATGATCACACACAAAAAATGTAATTTCATAGGTTATGATGCAAATTAAATGTGGAATAATATTTTCAGGTATGAAGCAGTTTTAATGCAGGAGATGCTAAATCTCATCATACAGATAGTTAAAGAAAGGCGATTCTGTGGGTTAACTACAGCTCAATGTCTACAACGTGAGTTAATTTATAAGCTATCCACTGGAAATGCTACTCATAGCCAATTGGTTAAATCCCTTCCTCGTGACCTTTCCAAAGTTAATGAATTTCAACAAATTCTGGACACTGTAGCCGAATACATGTCTCCATCTGGAATCAAACAGGTAatggtttataaaaggtttgtCTTCATAATGTCTAATTAAATTCATTTCATGTACTTATTACAGCAAATAATGTGTTGTAGGGAATGTATAAATTGCGTTTAGAATACTGGAAAGAATTAGATTTGTATCATCCTCGTTGGAACTCACGGGACTTGCAAGTTGCAGAAGAAAGATACCTGAGGTTTTGTAATGTTTCTGCATTGACCAATCAGCTACCAAAATGGACGCATAGTTACCCTCCTCTTAATGGGATAGCAAAAGTAGCAATTTGTAAAACAGTTCTGCAGATTACCCGAGCTGTTcttttttatgcactttttaCTGACAAGTTGATGGCATCACGTGCTCCTGATGGTGTCCTTATAACATCATTACACTTGCTATCACTAGCCTTAGACATTTCTCAAGTGCAGATCCAGTGTGGTGATCTAGCTAGCTCGATTCCTCTTCTAGCTTTTGCTAGTGAGGAAATATCTACAGGATTAAATGATGGATATGACAATCAAAGCTTATTGTCTCTTCTTGTGTCATTAATGAGGataaataaaagagagaatCTGTACAATTCTATGGAGAATGGTGGGTTCGACCTTTCTTCTTTGATCAAGAATCTTCTTCAGAAGTTTGCTGAGCTGGACTCTGGATGCCTTACAAAACTACAGATACTAGCTCCTGAAGTTGTTAACCAGCTATCTCATTCGAGTGATGCTAATAGCAGTGCTTCTATTTCTGATAGTGATAAACGGAAGGCAAAAGCACGTGAGAGACAAGCTGCAATAATGGTTAGATTCCATTCAATTACAGTGttccatatattttatacatgctaccaataaaattttgatttcaaCTATGTTACATTCAGGAAAAAATGAAGGCACAGCAGTCAAAGTTCATGGAGACCATAAACTTAGCAGGAGAAAGTGGGTTAAATTATTCAAATGACACTGAAGAATGTATTTCTGATGTTGCAAATGAATCAGATGGACCTGACCGAGTAATATGCTCTCTTTGTCATGATGCCAGTTCCAAGTCCCCCGTTTCTTTTTTAATTCTTCTCCAGGTTAGTGATCAAGTTATATCttctttttataacaaaaatgtgATTTCCATTTAGTCATTGACGGTTGAGGATAATACTTCCATTACCTGAATTCATGATACCAGAAATCGAGGGTTGCGGGTTTACTTGATAAAGGTCCCCCGTCATGGGAAAAACAAGTTAACAGATCTGGGAAGGACAAGGAGCAAGTCGCTCCTAGTGATGACATGTTGAGTATTCAATCTTCAAGCAGTTCGGAAACTATATCATCGCCCCAGTTAATGGATTTGGTTCAAAATGCAATTAATGAATTTGCTTCCACTGGCCAGCCAAGAGAGGTTGATGCATTTCTGGAATTTATAAAAGTTCGTTTTCCATCTCtgaaaaatatacattttcCTCAAACATCACATGATAGCAGTCAACCAAGCATATCGTTGGGTGAGGCATTTGAAGAAAATATGTACACTCAGATTCTGAATGTTATGGAAATTGACTCGGTGCAGTCAGATGTGTTGATAAAGGCTAAGGATATACCAGCTTCCGAGTTTAGTTCAAGCAGTACTTCAAATGAATCTCTGTTGCTCGGGAAGTACATCGCTTCTTTATCCGATGAAATATTGAATAATCCATCACCCTCAGAAACTGCCGGGTCCCGCAGTAAGGCACAACCTAGTTCAGTAACTTCACATCTTCCATCTGATGGTTTTGGACCTTCAGATTGCAATGGGATTTATGTTTCTTCATGTGGGCATGCTGTGCATCAGGGTTGCCTTGATCGATATCTAAGATCACTGAAGGAAAGGTAAATTTCTTCAAAATGTCTGTCTTATTTTTTCTGAATCATGCCAttgtaaaatttaatatttcTCTGGCCATGCTTTTTGTAGGTATACAAGAAGACTTGATTTTGAAGGTGGTCATATTGTGGATCCAGATCAGGTGCATGTAGTTAAAAActactttttcatttttgattctAATAATTTCTTACTAACATATATCCTTGATGTTCAGGGGGAGTTTTTATGTCCTGTTTGTCGGGGACTTGCAAATTCCGTCTTACCTGATTTGCCTAAAGAAAGACCGAAGGACAATGGGCCATTAAAAAGTCTAAGCCTTTCCCCCACAGATGCTTATGATGTTTCTCTCCTTAGACAATCCCTATCTCTTCTGCAAGCTGCAGCTGATGTTTCTAGAAGAAATGAGTTTCTCAAATTATTTCCAGTGTCTCGCAAAGGAGGACTAGGCACAAATATTGAATCTGCGGTTCGTCTACTACGTGAAATGTATTTCCCAGGAAACGATAAAATCTCAGGATCGAACCGGTTAAGTGACTCAGTGATCATGTGGGATACACTCAAATATTCTCTTGTATCTACAGAAATTGCAGCTCGATCCGAAAGGACTTCTTCAGCTACCAATATTAGCACAAGTGCCTTGTATGAGGAATTAAGATCCTCCAGTGGTTTTATTTTGTCCTTATTGCTTAAAATTGTGCACAATATGCGTGTCCAAAGTTCACTTGATGTTCTCTTAAGATTAAGGGGTATTCAACTATTTGCAAGGTCTATATGCTGTGCTGATACTATTAATGAATCACCCAGTTACGGCCACAGAGGTGGAGGTATAATTTTAGTGATTATACAGATCTTAGTGAACTACCTTAAGATTTTACGATTTTGCAAAATTAATCatgtcgttttttttttcattttcagaaAATATGATGTGCATGTTGGAAAATGCTGATAATGGCATACAATTTCCCGATGTTCAATTTTGGTCAATGGCATCCAATCCTGTTCTTGCATCTGATGCTTTTACAACTTTAATGTGGATCCTCTTCTGTCTTCCGGTGCCATTAATGTCATCTGAGAAATCGTTCTTACCTCTTGTCCATATGTGCTATGTTGTCTCCATAACTCAGGTGTCTTTTCTGCTCTAATCTATTATTACTTCTTTTGATCCAAGTCCCCTATAGCCTGCTAATATTTTGAATCTTTATTGTTTCTGTTTTGTAGGCTGTAATAACCTATTGTGGTAGGAATGACGGTACTGTGAATGATATTGCTTGCCATGATTCTCTTGTCACtgacatattaaaatttatggGTGAACATAGATTCTTAAGTCAATATTTTGTTTCGAGTTATGTTGATACTTCTAGTGATATAAAGGAGATAGTTCGAAGCTTGACCTTTCCTTTTCTGAGAAGATGTGCACTCCTTTGGAAATTAATGAACTCGTCAAGTTTAGTACCATTTAGTGGGGCGCACACGATGGACTTTGCTTATGCCTCTGCAGAAGAGTCTGTTGAATATGAAGATTTGAAGAAGCTGTTTAAGATTCCACCATTAGACAACATAGTTGCTGATGACATGTCACGTTCTTTGGTGTTTAAATGGTTACATCACTTAGCTGCAAAATATGAAGTTCGTGCTCCTTCAGGGGTTTTGTACTCAACTCCTGTAGTCCCTTTCAAGTTGATGGTTTTGCCTTACCTCTATCAAGATCTCTTGCAAAGGTGGTTACTGTTATTACCAAAAGTTGGTTTTGCTTCTACTTGAGTTTGGTCTTCATTGGTTTTGATGGTGCCTCTGTCTTCAGGTACATAAAACAGAAATGTGTCGACTGTGGAGCTGTTCAGGATGAACCTGCATTATGCTTGTTGTGTGGTAAATTATGCTCACCAAGCTGGAAGACATGCTGCAGGTTTGTGTTAAGGTTGATTAAGatcattatgttatttttatttatattaatataagtatAACATGAATCATTGCTTATCAGGAATAACAAGTGCCAAACTCATGCAATGTCTTGTGGTGCTGGTACTGGCATCTTTCTATTAATTAGGGTAAGTCTCACCAAGTGGATAACATCTTTCATGGCAAGCTTAAAGTGGGTTCAGCGAATAGTTCTCGTTTAAGCATTATTTTCTGATACCATATATTGAAACTTGTGATTGTAGAAAACTACAATATTACTTCAAAGATCTGCACGTCAGGCACGTTGGCCGTCTCCTTACCTCGATGCATTTGGTGAAGAGGTAAGACAAAGTTACGTTCTATACGTTTTTAGAAGTTTATAGTACATcatcttaaaaagaaaatttatttacAGAGTATGTGTAAATTTGGCGAATGAGTGTGTTTGCATGCATATACATATCAACACATATACATATGCTGTATCACATAGTTTTAGTTGGGTGCCGTTTAAGTTTCTTTATTGACAAATCTATTTCTGTTTTATCTACTTTTGCAGGACATTGAAATGAACAGGGGAAAGCCATTATATTTGAATGAGGAACGCTATGCATCCCTAAGCTACATGGTATCACGAGTTTACACTCCTATTTGAAATGACATAAACTAAACCTGTTTAGTCTTCTTGAAACTGGTTTGGGAATTAGAAGGTCCAAGGGCCATCTATGACTTCTTTAAGCAGAAATTATTAATTGGTCCAAAGCTCATAAGTAGTTTTATTCTCCGAGTCAGTGAGACAGTTGAATATAGGAATAAGTTGTGATACCTAACATATAAGGTTAACCAAAAAACTTGATAACTAATGAAACCTGACTGACAAGTTTATGTATATTAACCATAATACAATTTCTTAGATACTCTTTGTGGATTATTggttttttaatattgatactGCTGTTTGTAGGTTGCTTCTCATGGACTCGATCGGAGTTCGAAAGTGCTGCATCAAACATCAATAGGTGCTTTTCTAATGCTGTAGATTGGATTCATAGTAGATGATCTCTACTGGAGGTCTGTTCTTAATCCCTTGTTTctcctttttatatttttctgcTTATTTTCGAGTTTATATATGCTAAAAGCATTTAAACTCGAAATAGGTAATATTATTGCTTATATCCTTGTTAATCACCAAAACATATATTAAGAGGATCAAGGAATTGTTGTGGTCCTTAGTTAGCATCATGTCCTTCTAGCTTTTCTTTGGAAAAAACACATTAGTTCTACTAACTTTGTGTTTTTTGTTAGTATTATTGTCTAAGATGACCAAAACGGGAACGGTACTTAAGCTGTAGGTTTTTTTGAGTTTAAATAATCTATACGAAGCAGCCTTTTAAGGATCTCAAGAAAGATATGTACAAGTGAATATAGTAGACTTTATCAATTGCAAATGTTCCTAGATTGTTTGCTTTCTTATTTAGGccagtaatttttttttattataccaTGACTATTCCTATTAATatcttgtatgtatatgtgtttgatTTAAGCTAATGAATATGCCGGTAAATTGTGTTCTGAAACTTGATAGAAAAGATGGAGATGCTACGAACTTCTCTGGACATACCGAGTATTACTTCTCTTAGGCTTTATCTGTTGAAATTGTGTCATTTTCATTATCTACTGATCTATTATGACTAGCTATATTGGAAACACAAAATTTATGGTAAATTAAAAGTCAATCCTGCCAATTATGCTATATCTGAGTTTGTTGTCTCATTTGATGGGGAtcattttgaatatttgatttgtTGTCTTGTTGCTGATcgctttttttctttctatcatTCTGGGTCAGGGGGAGTGCGGAATTGGCGGGGAAAGATGGATTTTTCATCATGTGCAAGtctattgtttttggtgtattcCTTCCTCCAGTCTCTTCATCATTTTGTACAGTTATTGTAAATAACTATGCAATACTTGAGCCTTAAATGTTTTGAGTTGAAATTAAAACAGATATTAACTTCTGGTCTTGCAAGTTTTTAGCAATCTCCCATATGTCTCTATATTTTGTAGTTTTGGTTTACCAATTTTGGTATTCTATTGagtataatttatttagttagAATTGTGTATTTTCATTGTTAATGATATATTGAAATTGATAACTATGTGGATTTGCGTGTAATTCATTGATAACACTAAACCTGTTCAGATCATGCAAAGCAAATTAAGTTCACCAGTAGCTGGAATATGTCTTGTTGGTAAAGGTAAACGGGTAAATGTGAGGTCCTCTCTTTTAAGGAGGGGAGGGCGGGTCTTTGACTTAGATGGTGTATCCCAAGGTCGTTTCCATGACTATTAACATAAAAGCAATAGTTAACGCATTTGGTaacgtaaataaataaatggagAAGTACAATGAACGGTTGTCAATTGATAATGCGACTTCTTATAATCCAATTACATAAGGTATAATAGTACCGACGTTCAAATGTCCCCGTGATAAAACCCCAAGAAGCCGGAACAAGTACAAGGTGTCTAATGCCACGGTAAAGTAGTATTTAATGACAATCAAGCTAACTTTTATGAGAAGTATACGTATGAATAATCTTCAATTCGAAAAGGATAAGGTAAACAAgttaaaaacataaatgaaGAAAATATTTGCAATGAGACTGTTAATGGAGGGTTACCACAACCATCTATAACATATCTCACCACAGTAAACACACAATCAGAATATACTTTTTGCTGCATAGTTTTATATAGAAAGCTTTAATTTTAATAGAGCAATTTAAGCTAAGGCCATAACATTTAATAAGACTAAAGGCGGTCAGTGTATCTTGGCATTTAAAATGTTATCATTTgattattttcctttttctatatgataatGTTTGGCATATGATATGATGCCCACTAAAACGTTATAAATACTTGATAGCTGCTCTAAACTGTTGATATACGGGCTCGTTTAAGAATGGTGTCTCCAAATGAAAATCTCTTCAATCCTAGACGAATGAAGAAGCAATCGAGTGTTCTTGATTTGAATAAATTTGTAAGAACTTCGTTAATCGTTCTGTTTATATTCATTACGTTTTATGAGCAACTTCTGCTTAACTAAAGCATGAAATTGTTTTGTGTAATATATAGCCACCAACGATTTCATATGAGAAAGAACATCATACATTGAGTGGCAATGTAATTCCTAAAATCTCTACCACTTGTTCACCTGGATTAAAAGCAAGAGTTAACATGGTTGAGGTATGCACCTTAAATCTCTCATATAATCATATGTCTATACGTACACAatctataaataaacaaaattagcTGTATAATTGTTTGTATACGATTGATGTGTTTAAATTTGTGATCAATAAGGAAGCACTAGCAAACATTCCAATATCATTCAAAAGGCAGGAGACTTCAAAGAGTACACTTGTTATAGAGAAGGTAAGCTAGCATATGACAAAATTATTCGATTTCCAAAATGCTAGTAAAGTGACGTTTTTTGTCACTGAATACATATTAGGGGATATTGACATTAGTACAACATCAATCACAAGATGATCAAGAGCAAATTCAACCACAAGGAAAACATAAAAGAGGCCTAAGAACATCCTGGACTGTTCATTATGTTGATGGAAAGTTTGAGCTTCCAAGTGAATGTATAAAGTATATTCTTATAAGGGATAAGGTAACTTTTCTCATaccttctgttttttttttaaaacatttttatgaTATGCTCATGTGCATAtgtaaacaaattttataagttatttAGTTCTGTTCCTTTCATCTTTCTCAAGTcgtgtatttttttaatttgtgcaGTATCGCCAACGACTATCAAGGTTTGTTGGTAAGAGGGCCCCAAACAGGGAGACTCAAAGGTGTGATTTATCCGTGCATACTCGACTAGAGGGGTGGAGGGTCGAGACCAGAAAACGACCGGATAAAACTCATGACAAGgttatataatatactaaacTCTGATATATgcaaatgtatttttttttccttccagtTTAGCTATTTCTGTAAAATTGTACCTATAAGTACATAACCTGCGGTAATTAACTATTTGTATGCAGTTTTACCATCACGGATCATCCGGAAGGATGTTTCGATCATTGGTCGAGGTGGAGAAGTTCATCAAATACGAGATATACCCGCCTAAACCACAAAGGCTCAACAAAAAATGGTCCAAAGCTGCGATGAATTGAAATACGAGTAGTAACATTACTCTTTGAATCTTGTACGAGAAAAAAGGTTATAACGTCTCAAGACTTATTTTGCTGAAGTAGAAGTAACTTAATTGGATTTTCAAAGTTAAGTTTGTTAGCAAATATATGAATGCTTGATTTATGATTCACAATCTTATAATATACAGGAGTTCTTATATATGTAACATGTTTTGtttggaaaacttaaaaaagcATCCAATAAAAGTCAATACTTGCAACATAAACCAAGACACTTCAAATTACTTCAATAAGCACAAATTAAGCCTTGCCTATTAATATATGCAAAATAAAGCGATCGACTAGATATCAATCATTTTATAACTTAACACCCGAGTCAAATAGGACTATGCCTTACCAAACCAGTTCTTGAAAAGTGCAATCAAGTGTGCTCTAGGAGGTAAGATATCCTTGACAGTTTCACAATGGATGAAGTTGTCAGCCCATTCGGTTAGTTTTGGAAACATTTCTTTTGTCACAATCTTAATTCCAGTAGCTTCTTCAGCTGCTCCAAGCCAATAAGCCAAGAGATCAGCAGTAATATCAATCAGGTTGATATTGTCACCTCCGAAAAATTTCTTGCCTTTGAGCTCATTTTCTAGTATTCTTAGTTGCTCCCAAGCTTCCGCAATAGCTTGTTCATCTCCATTGCTTATAAAAACAGTGAATAACGCAGGTATAacctaaacaaaacaaataaacaataatgtaacTAGACTAGTTAGTGTACAATATATTATGGGTGGTGATATTCGTACCAAAAATATGTCACAATTGTACATTAAacacttgtacattatataatttgtactGCTTTATGATAAATTTATTCACTTTTGCGGTCAAATGTTATAGGCATATATAGGCAAGAGACCATGATTCATCATAAAATACGTCACGCATAAGAAATATTTAGAGACAACGATATAATTGATTACCTTATCGTCAATGAACTTGGCCCAAAATCGTGCAACAGCCTTCTCATAGGGATCTTGAGGCAAAATCGGGATGCCTTTCCAGAGGTCTTCAATGTACTCAATGATCACAAGAGACTCCGAAATTGGGTTTCCATTATGTACCAAGACGGGCACCTTCTTATGAACGGGATTGTACTTCAAAAGATCGGGACTCTTGTTGTTGATATCTTCTTCAACAATTACGTAgttgatatttttgatattCAAAGCAATTTTCACTCTACAAGCGAATACACTTAGTGGATCAGCATACAACTTCACTTCATCCGTTgtcattgtatatatataaatcgatttGATTACCTATGAGTTTTAGTCTCAATAAGACCACTAATTCTTACTGTTCATATAGTGTGATATGAATATACCACATTAATtcattgtgtatatatatatttgattcagTGAGATAATAACACACACCTTTTTATAATGTGAGGTTtagtgtacatatatatatttgattggcAGGCGTGATACTCGTGACGAGTGGGTTGGTGGAAACAGGGTGGTCATTTGGTCTTCaattcaactaattaaaaagtaaataactatCTCGTTGACGTCTTCTACAGGTTTTTGGTCTCAATACCATTTTTGACGATATATGAGGAGGTTGATGTGTAGACAGTCTTActcctaccaaaggtagagaggctgcttccaggtctACCAAAAGTAGGAAAAGGACCTCTAGCGCACCTTGCTGGGCATggggatcgaacccatgacttcTATTTCCAGACGCAAGGGCtccaaccactcatttttttccctcttttttccataaataactttgttcatctaattcatttaaaatcttttatttcaaaaaccgtacatcgataaattataaaaattatatgggtgttcttaaaatttcatgttctatATTAGAGAGgccattcgatatattttcaacgaatttttaaatccggggACGGAGAACGTCAGGTAGATCACTTCAtcatcacctccatcaccgtCACAATGCACATGTACCTTTCTcttgttataaaattattttcaagTGGACTTCACATCTTGTCCCTCTCACATACATCAATTATttctctatttttatttttatttttatcattggCCGGTCAATGAGACGATATTTATCATTTGATGTAGATTTTGTTTCTTTGGAAAATTACGAGTTCGAAAGtaaaaagaagaaacatatcAGTTATTTATCAGTTTTACTTGTTCCTTTTAATACTTGTATGAAATTAAAAGGCTAGTCATTTTCTTATATCGCTACAACTTTTACGTCGTTAAACacaatctatatatctatatgattTGCATGGATCTATTTAGCGGAAAGTCTGGAAGTTTTAGTGTGGTGACTGAACCATCTACGGAATTTGTAACTGTAAAAAGCACATGttgattaaaagtttttattgattttgattgTAGTAATGTAcgtttatgtttattttgtgCAAAAAACTTTGAGGTTTCGTAATTATATATTCcttgttttttttagaacaacaatTATATATTCGTTTTAGTTTATGTATGAAGAAACTAGCCAATACAATGGTTGTAACTTTTCTTATTCCTTTTCGATTGATTACGTAGACAACCAAATAAATTGTAGCCTTTTGTTTGCTGATTGGTTTTTACGATTTTTTTCCCCCCCATTAATAATAAGATTTCGCTCCGCCTAATTGTGGTTAATTTGACGGTTTCAAGATTTCGACATTGAGGGTCCGCATGCGCACATTATTAGAGATCACCA
Coding sequences within:
- the LOC122590674 gene encoding E3 ubiquitin-protein ligase PRT6 isoform X1, coding for MEIDSASPPPPPSESNTPFFSPQDRVLRRLALIKVPEKNLEQLQCGLIAYVKEYDFRLQEIVNAVLPTDTEMESAMEAHANPIIEDILHESMCWLQWLMFECDPKDMLQRLALMNVGQRGVCGSVWGHNDIAYRCRTCEHDPTCAICVPCFQNGNHKDHDYSIIYTGGGCCDCGDVTAWNRSGFCSKHKGAEQIQPLQEDVAKSLGPVLDCLLGRWKNKLSCAESNHQNGPSSDDTAAEPIKVADVLTSAVVDMLMEFCKCSESLLSFVSGRLCSMDSLLDFLVRSEKFLSVDTVRKLQEFLLKLLSDPFFKYEFAKAFLKYYPMVINEAVEQCKDAVFRKYPLLPTFSVQILTVPTLTPRLVKEMDLLAMLFECLSNIFSSCSQEDHRLQVSKWGNLYETTHRVVEDIRFVMSHSTIPKYITCDRRDISRTWMKLLAFVQGMSPQKREINTHIEEENDNMHLPFVLGHSIANIHALLVAGAFSTEDEAASTINKQDIDEQDGVRHSKVGRLSQESSVSSATVKGSSLDCEMKMVDGDTDSVAVLSSISWLMFECLREIESWLKVDNPLGGVPTLLNLRRNHFSGSNFFQLKRTLAMFRKGKTIAAGLGAQHLTGSNDTISAGFGDHLMEGGESTNTLEVLSLADWPEIRYDVSTQDISVHIPLHRLLSLVLQRALKRCYGESTLPGLIVASADSSTQYGDFFGHVLGGCHPYGFSAFVMEHPLRIRVFCSEVHAGMWRKNGDAAILSYEWSEQGLELDLFLLQCCAALAPADLYIVRILERFGLSSYLSLDLERANEYEAVLMQEMLNLIIQIVKERRFCGLTTAQCLQRELIYKLSTGNATHSQLVKSLPRDLSKVNEFQQILDTVAEYMSPSGIKQGMYKLRLEYWKELDLYHPRWNSRDLQVAEERYLRFCNVSALTNQLPKWTHSYPPLNGIAKVAICKTVLQITRAVLFYALFTDKLMASRAPDGVLITSLHLLSLALDISQVQIQCGDLASSIPLLAFASEEISTGLNDGYDNQSLLSLLVSLMRINKRENLYNSMENGGFDLSSLIKNLLQKFAELDSGCLTKLQILAPEVVNQLSHSSDANSSASISDSDKRKAKARERQAAIMEKMKAQQSKFMETINLAGESGLNYSNDTEECISDVANESDGPDRVICSLCHDASSKSPVSFLILLQKSRVAGLLDKGPPSWEKQVNRSGKDKEQVAPSDDMLSIQSSSSSETISSPQLMDLVQNAINEFASTGQPREVDAFLEFIKVRFPSLKNIHFPQTSHDSSQPSISLGEAFEENMYTQILNVMEIDSVQSDVLIKAKDIPASEFSSSSTSNESLLLGKYIASLSDEILNNPSPSETAGSRSKAQPSSVTSHLPSDGFGPSDCNGIYVSSCGHAVHQGCLDRYLRSLKERYTRRLDFEGGHIVDPDQGEFLCPVCRGLANSVLPDLPKERPKDNGPLKSLSLSPTDAYDVSLLRQSLSLLQAAADVSRRNEFLKLFPVSRKGGLGTNIESAVRLLREMYFPGNDKISGSNRLSDSVIMWDTLKYSLVSTEIAARSERTSSATNISTSALYEELRSSSGFILSLLLKIVHNMRVQSSLDVLLRLRGIQLFARSICCADTINESPSYGHRGGENMMCMLENADNGIQFPDVQFWSMASNPVLASDAFTTLMWILFCLPVPLMSSEKSFLPLVHMCYVVSITQAVITYCGRNDGTVNDIACHDSLVTDILKFMGEHRFLSQYFVSSYVDTSSDIKEIVRSLTFPFLRRCALLWKLMNSSSLVPFSGAHTMDFAYASAEESVEYEDLKKLFKIPPLDNIVADDMSRSLVFKWLHHLAAKYEVRAPSGVLYSTPVVPFKLMVLPYLYQDLLQRYIKQKCVDCGAVQDEPALCLLCGKLCSPSWKTCCRNNKCQTHAMSCGAGTGIFLLIRKTTILLQRSARQARWPSPYLDAFGEEDIEMNRGKPLYLNEERYASLSYMVASHGLDRSSKVLHQTSIGAFLML